The DNA window CTTCCCTACCCTTTACCATTTATGAAGCGGAAAACGGAGCCTTGGCAGACGGAGCGAGCATTCTTTCGCAAATGGGCATACCTTCTGCTCCCACTGTTGAATTTGAATCTTCAGGTCGAAAATGTGTGCAGTTAAACGCTAATAATGAATCCGTTTCTTGGACCACTACTGCTACTGCTAACGCCATTGTTGTTCGGCTTTGTATTCCCGATGCCCCAAATGGCGGTGGAATCGATGCGACATTAAACCTGTATGTTGATGGCATTTTTCGCCAAACTATAAATACCACTTCAAAATACAGTTGGATTTACGGCAATACCGGTGGCGGAATGGAAGATAATGATCCCGCTTCTGGCACTCCAAAACGATTTTATGAATCCAGCAGGGCTTTTATAAGTGGCGCAGCCGTAGCGGCAGGAAGCGTTATCACACTCAAAAAAGACAGTGACAACAGCGCCAACTATTACAAAATAGATTTGATCGCACTAGAAAATGTGGGAGCTGCTCTCAGCCAACCCGCCAATACACTTTCTATCACTAGTTATGGTGCCATCCCCGATGATGGAAATGATGATTCTACGGCCATAAAAAATTGCATCGCGGCCTGCCAATCGCAAGGCAAAGGAATGTGGTTACCGGTGGGAGAATTTCACTCCACTGGAATTATAAATGCTACTGGAATCAGTATTTATGGTGCTGGAATGTGGTACACACGAAACACACGTACATTTACTACTACTGCTACAAGGCACAAATGGAATTTGACCAATTGCAACATTCAAGATTTGTATATCTTCAACCCCGAAACGGCACGACTTGCAGCAGAAGGGCACGATTATGGAATGACTTGTCAGGGCGCTTTGGGTTACACTATACAACGAGTTTGGGTCAATCACGGTGGAGCGAGTTTTTGGCTCAGCGGCACAGATGCATTGATCAAAGATTGCATTTCGACCGAAAGTTGGGCCGATGGAATTAATCTGAACAATAGCGCTTCTATCCAAGCGAATTATGCTGGTATTCGAATGACGGCACAAAACAACTTTCTAATCGGTTCGGGAGATGACGGAATTGCCTTAAATGCCCAAAATGGCGGCGGAACTGCTAATAATATGGTTGATGTTAAAATTCTAAATAATACCTCCATAGGTACGATGTGGGCCAACGGAATGCGAATTGCGGGCGGAAGAAATACCATCTTGCAAGACAATCTTATCACGGATCCTACCTCATCCAATGGCATCCGAATTGGTAAATTTGGAACCACTGGAAATCCTTGTGAATCAGTTTTAGTTTCAGGAAATACCATTCTGCGAGGTTGCGGATTAAGACCCCTTTACGGTCAAGGAGGTATTTGTGTAGCCGATGGAGCGATAGCCACTGTCGAAAATAATACCATCAATGATTCTGGCGCTATAGGAATCGATGTGCAGACTTGCACCGCCACATTTACAAGCAACAGCATCAACAATCCCGGGACTTATGGCTTTCTAATCAAGTCCGGTTCGACTGGTTCTGGAATTTTCACTACCAATACGGTGGCCAAAATGACCATTGGTATTGTTCCCTATCAAAACAATGCGTCTTCTACCTTTGCCACCACCTTGACGAAAAATAGTTGGCAGAACCTAAGTATTTCGGATTTGGGTACTACCCAAAAAAGCAAAACAATTCATCTTTATCCAAACCCTTATACCAATGGGATTTTATCGATTAATTTAATTGGTTTTGAACAATTTGACAATACTACCATTAAAATTAGGAATCTCCTCGGACAAATCCTGTACGAACAACCTCTTTTCAACACTACAAATAACGAAATAGACTTATCAGGCAAATTACCCAAATCGATTTACCTTATTGCCATCGAGTCGAATAAGTCGCAAATAATTAAAAAACTGATTGTGAATTAAAAATTAATTTAAAATGAAACCTGCAAGCCTTTGGGGCCTATCATCATTAGACCTTGTTATTATTCTTATCTATTTTATTGTCATTATCATCATCGCTTTCCGAGCGGCAAGATTAGTAAATAATCGCGAAGATTATTTTATGGCAGGCAGGCGTTTCGGGAAATTAATTCAGACTTTTGCGGCCTTCGGACAGGCAACATCGGTAGAAAATGTCACTACTACTACAACGATGGTCAACTCTAATGGTGCTTCGGGCATTTGGGCTATGTTGGCGGGAGGGTTGATCAATTTGCCGGTTTTTTGGATGACCTCTATTTGGTACCGACGGCTGCGTTTACTCACTTTAGGCGATTTTTTCGAAGAACGGTACAGCTCAAAAAAAATGGCTGCATTTTATGCGCTTTGCCAAACCATATTCTTCGTACTCATTGCGGCCATAGGTTTAGTAGCGATGTCAAAAACAGTATCGGCGATAGCTGCGAAACCAGTTGAAGAGCTAAATCCTGTTGAAAAAGTGTCTTACTACAAAGCCATTGAACGCGAAAAATTAGAGGCCGCAGATTTTGCTTTGCTTACAGCCAATCAAAAAACGAAACTAGTCGAATTGCAATTGCTTGACCCCAAAAAAGAATATTCCTATATCGATGAAAATTGGCTTATCGTCATTGTGGCTTTTGTCACCTTATTGTATGCCAGTATTGGCGGACTAGCAGCAGCGTTTATGGTCGATTTGATACAAGGCATTTTTATCATTCTACTGTCGATTATGCTCATTCCTTTTGCGATGGCCAAAATCAATGTTCAGTTTGGCAGTCACGGCATTTTAGGCTCCTTCGAGACGATGCACAAGGTTTTACCCGCTTCGTTTATGGAAATTTGGGGTTCGCCCAGTCTCATAGAATTTTCATGGTATTGGATTGCTGGTTTTTCGATTATGATTATTTTAACGACGGCAGTACAAGCCAATCAAATGACCGCTTGCGGTTCGGCTAAAGACGATTATACGGCTCGATATGGCTTTGTTTCGGGTATGCTGCTCAAACGCTATTCGAGTGTGATGTGGGGCATTGTAGCTTTGATGACTGTAGTACTTTATGGAGGCACCATATCCGATCCTGATTATGTCTGGGGACACGCCACTCGCGATTTATTAGGTCCGCTCCATTTGGGACTAGTAGGCTTGATGATTGCTTGTTTGATTGCCGCTTTAATGGCTGCGAAATCGGCATTTATGCTCACTGCGGCTGCGCTTGTAACCAACAATCTCTATCGCCCATTTCGCCCGAATTGTACTGAGAATCACTACATCTGGGCGGGACGAATTTTTAGTGCTTTGTATATGATCGTTTCTGCCTACATCGCGATGCAATCCAATGGGATATTCGAACTTTTCAAAATGACAATGATGTTCAACAGCATACTCGCTGCTGCTTTTTGGCTCGGAATGCTGTGGCGAAGATCCAATCCGATTAGTGCCTGGGTCTCGATGGTGTTTATGTTCATTGCCACTCTCATTTTGCCTTTTGGAATCCCCGTCTTTCCCGGTGTTCGAAGTTCAGAATATTTATGCAAAACAACGCAGGCGATTCCCGTAACCAGGAGTTATACTGCCCGAGAAATGGATGTTAAGGACCGAAATCTTGCGATTGCTTCCTGGAATAATTTGAAGGCCATTGGCAAAGCAGAAGGCGAAAAACCTTTGGTTATCCAAACAGGGCAAAAATTTGAAAAAAAAGTATTGCTGCCTAAGAAATCCATTTTTTGGAGCGAAGGACTAGATTATGCTACTGAAAGACCAACAGGTAAAGGCTATTTGAAAGTGGAATTAATCGCTTTAGATTTAATGGGATGGGATTTATCCAAAAACTCCTATTCGCTGAACGAAACGCTTACTTTTCTGTTTCGAATTATTATTCCTTTCTTGATTTTGACCCTTGTAGCTTTTTTTACCAAACCGCAGAAAAAAGCAATACTGGATCAGTTTTATGGAAAAATGCTCACACCTGTTGTAGGAACACACGAGGATGATGATCGCGAAATGTTGCTCACACGAACCAATCCTACCCGATTCAATCACTTGAAAATTTTCCCGAAATCGAATTGGGAATTTCGAATCTGGAATCGAGAAGACTGGACTGGAGTCATCGTTTCTTGCTTTGCAGTAGCAAGCGTGGTGGCTTTGCTGGTCTTTATAGTCAGCTTGGGAGGAGCATAGAACCGAACATTGATTATTAATAAAAACGATTGAATATAGACACGCAAATTCGAAGTTCGCAATTTGCCAACTGCGAACCTAGTAAGTCAAAGGGTTTTGCACAAAGTTATTAATCAACGACGATATCAATAATTCTATTTCGTTTCTATTATTTTTATTGCATAACGATTTAGTAAATAATTTAAAAAAATAATGAATTTCTTGAGTAACTTAATGTATGAAAAAAATAATTTTCTTTAGTCTTTCAATGCTTTTAGCTATTGCACATCCAACTGTTTCAGCTCAGAAAAGAGCCGAAAATCCCTTTATCCGTCATATATTCACCGCCGACCCTTCTGCCCACGTATGGAAAGATAACCGCCTTTATGTCTACCCATCGCATGATATTGAACCGCCAAAGGGATGCGATAAAATGGATAAGTATCATGTTTTTTCGACCAATGATATGGTGAATTGGAAAGACCATGGACAAATTTTAGAAGCAAAACAAGTAAGTTGGGGACGACCCGAAGGTGGTTTTATGTGGGCGCCCGATTGTGCGTATAAAAGCAAGAAATACTACTTTTATTTTCCGCATCCGAGTGGAACCGATTGGAACCAGACATGGAAAATAGGGATTGCAGTGAGCAAAAAACCCGCCAAAGGGTTTAAAGAGGTTGGATATATAAAGGGGCTTGGTGGTTTTGCCATGATAGACCCAAGCGTTTTTATTGACGATAACCAACAAGCCTACATCTATTATGGTGGAGGTAGAAAATGCCAAGGTGGGAAACTGAAAGAGAACATGGTAGAAATAGATGGTGAAATGAAAGATATGGTCGGGCTGAACGATTTTCACGAAGCAGCATGGGTGTTTAAGCGTAAAGGAATTTATTATATGGTTCATTCGGACAGAACAAAAAACCAAAATAAATTACTCTATGCTATTAGTAATAATCCTTTGGGACCGTGGGAGCATAAAGGTATTTTGCTGGAAGGTGTTGGTTCCGATACAAGTCACGGTTCTGTTGTCGAATATAAAGGGAAATGGTATCTGTTTTATCACAACGATGCAATTTCTGGGCGAGGAAATTTGCGAACAATTTGCTTCGACGAAGTTACATTTAACGAAGATGGAACAATAAACGCTGTAGTACAAACCGGAATGAAAAGAATTATGAAATAAGCGCTTGATGAATAATAATAATAAATCAATGTTGTCCGATTAAAATTGTAATGAAACTAAAATCTCGAACAAATATAGTCCCTACGGGGCATTAGAGGGCGAATGACTTGTTTTTTGACTACCAACATTTTGCTCCTAACGGAACATACCTCGTAGAGGTTAAATATTGGTAGCGAGAGGATTACGAATAGTAAATTTGTCCCGTAGGGACTATACTTAAATGACTGATACAAAGTTTAAGAATACAGTTCAATACAGAAATTACAGATACAAATTACAAAAACGGCACATAATTTTTAATAAAAAACCCTCGATTAAACAGAAAAATAACCCTCAAACTAAAGAAAATACAACATAATAATTATAACTTTATACAATGAAAAACGAAATGGATGCGATAGTAAAAACCGCATTAATAGCCGATGCCGTTCCCAATATGCCTTGGGAACCAAAACCAGCCGATTGCAAAGAAGTAGTTTGGCGCCACAGTAAAAATCCAATCATCGATTTGCATCCAATGCCCAAAGCACGAAGTGTATTCAACAGCTGTGTAATCCCGTGGAAAGATCATTTTCTTGGTGTTTTTAGAGTGGATTCGCTTTCAATGGATCCCATGCTGCATTTAGGAACTAGTCCTGACGGTCTCGATTGGAGCATTGAAGAGGAACCCATTACTTTTATTTCACCCGATCCCGCTCTAGGAAAAGTTACAAATGCTTACGACCCTCGACTGTGCAAAATCGATGACAAATATTATATTACTTGGTGTAATTCCTATTACGGAGCCACCATCGGTCAAGCATGGACCACCGATTTCAAAACTTTTCACCAGATGGAAAATGCCTTTTTGCCTTTCAACCGCAACGGTGTTTTATTCCCCAAAAAAATCAATGGGAAATTTGCCATGCTCAGTCGCCCAATGGGTTTGGGAATGGCCGTAAACTATGGCGATATTTTCTTTAGCGAAAGCCCAGATTTGACCTATTGGGGTAAACATCGCATCGTATTTACCCGTGGCCCCGGAAAATGGGAACGCGTAAAAATTGGCCCTGGTCCTATTCCCATCGAAACGACTGAGGGCTGGCTTTTGCTTTACCACGGAGTAACGGACACCTGCGATAGTTTTGTGTATAGTATGGGAGCAGCCCTATTAGACCTTAACGAACCATCAAAAGTGCTGTATCGTTGTCAGTTTCCGCTGATGACTCCCGAAAAAATATACGAAACAGCGGGATACGTGGGGAATGTGGTCTTTCCAACGGGTGTAATAGCCGATGGAGACACAGGTCGATTGGCCGTATATTACGGTGCTGCCGATACCTACACGGCGGTAGTTTATGCCCATATCGATGAAATTATTGCTTACGTCAAAGAACACGCTTGGAAATAATTCCGTTTTTAATGTTTTAATACTCTATAAATGAAAATAACAAAATTTTTTACACCCTTGATAATGGTTTTATTGGTCACCGGATCTTTATCATCAATTGCACAGACTTCAAAACACCCTAATATCGTGATCATAATGGCCGACGATATGGGACATGGCGATCTGAGCATTACGGGAGGCAAAACTCCTACGCCCAATATTGACAACATACTAGACCAAGGAGTTCGTTTTACCAATTTCATGACCAATCCCGTTTGTTCTCCTACGAGGGGCGCTTTACTAACAGGCCAACATCCGTTGCGGATTGGTGCCGGTCCAGAAACCGGGGGTAACTTAGATCCGAAAATTGTAAACTTTGGCAATTATTTTCAAAAAGAAGGGTACAATACAGGCTTGTTTGGGAAATGGCACAATAGCCCTTCGCCTAATGAAGTGCCAGGTTCCAATACCATCAATCAGTACGGTTTTAATCGGTTTGTCGGGTTTTATGCCGGAGCGGTTGATTATTTTTCCAAAGCCTCAACCGGTTGGTTTCACGACGATAAATTGATAGAAAACGAATTGGATTATTCCACCGATTTGATTTCTAAATATGCCATCGAATTTATGGATAAAAGTAAGAATGAAAACAAACCCTTTTTATGTTACGTTCCTTTTAACGCTGTTCACGGTCCGCACGTAGTGAAAGAAGAACTGTTAAAAAGAGTTCCGGCCGATATTTTGAATAAAGTTAAAAATCCGAAAACATTTGAAGAATACCGCAGGACGGTAATCAATATACCCGAATGGAAAAAATACAATGCACAAAAGTATAATGATGATTCCTGGAATGCTAAATTACCCGATATCAGCCCAGAGGAAAAAGCAATGCTCTACTCCGCCGTGATCATTTCGTTGGATGATAATGTGGGACTGATTATGGATTATCTCAAAAAAAATAACCTTTTAGAAAACACCATTGTACTTTTCCTTTCCGACAATGGAGGAACAGAATATGCAGGAAACAATGCTCCTTTCCGAGGTTTTAAACATTCTTTGTACGAAGGTGGCATTCATTCCGCTGCCGGTATGATGATTCCTCAAACGGTGCTAGCCTCGCCGAAAAAAAACATTAGCCAAATGTGTGCTGCTCTTGATGTATTTCCAACCATAGCGGAACTGAGTAAAGCCAAACAAAAATTGCCAGCCAACTTGGATGGAATAAGTATGGTGAATCTAATGAAAGGCAAATCCAGTTCTAAGGCACCACGGTATTTGTATTGGGCTTGGCGCGATCACGATGTATTGCGATCTGACCAATGGAAACTATTTCGCTATGTTGATAAAGTGGAATTATATGATGTACAAAATGACGTAGCCGAATCCAAAGAGGTTTCTAAAGAAAATCCAGAAGTAGTTAAAAAAATGCTGCAGCAAATTGCAATCGAATCGAAGAAATATGGTGTAGCCTCTATTCATCAACCCTTAAACATTAAACCAACCCAAGCAAAACCAGAAGGAAAGGTTTTAGCCATTGACCTTAGTTCGGAAAATGATTTGAAAAAGCAGTCCATCAAAATAATCAAAAAGGAGTTTGCCATTCTTGCCGATTATTACCTCGAATACGATGTGAAAGTGGATGCGCAATCGGATTTGTCATTTTGTTATTTCTCCCCCATCAGAGGAACGAGCGGAATTTTCAATGAAAAAATGGGAGTAGATTTGGATGGCAAACTGTTACAATCACCCACAGCCTTTGACGGAAATTGGAAGCACGTTGCCGTGGGATTAAGCAGTTATTCTCCCTTGAAGTTTGGCGATTTTGCACTCACCTACAAATTCAAAAAAGCGGGCAAAACCACCGTGTATTTAGACAATATCCGAATCAAAAACCTAAAAGGTCAGGTAATCTATGAAATCGCAGCTGATGATGTCGACAAAAAAAGTATTAAAGCTGCCAATGCATCGATGGTGGACCTAAAATAAAAATTCAAACAAAATAGTTATGCAAAAAATAGATGATTTTTCGATGGAGCTCAACTTCACCGAAGCCTACAGAAAAAATAGTGACGAACACATTGCCATACGCGAAGCAAAATGCCAGGCCGCTCAATTCCCAGCGGTGCTTTCAGAAATTCAGGATAACGATCGACTGGCAGGTCGTACCTTTTGGGGTTGGGTAGGATTCAGTCCCCACAATGCTCCCGGCGGTGCTGCTTATGGTTATTTTTGTCACGAACAAAAAATAATCGAAGCACTCGAACGCGGAAACATTCCGATGGAACAACGTGACGGGGTGCACGAAATGCTCCATTTTTGGAAAACCGAAACCTCGAAAGCTAAGGTAGAAGCCGCTTTTACAGACAAAATGCTTCCGGTTCTTTTTCGGGACGAAATTGTTTCGCTTCCCTACAATTTCAAACCACTGATTGCCAATCCGATTTACCGAATGGCAGGTGTTTTTGTCGATTACGAAAAATTATTGCGTTTGGGTATTCCCGGCCTAATTGATGAAATTGCCGAATGTCGCGATAAAGCCAAAGCTGCAAATGGTGATCACGAACTTTTTGAAGGAATGTTGATGGCCCTGGATGTTTTTAACTACTCTTGTCATCATTACGAATTGCAAGCCATCGAAAAAGCAAAAGCTACAACCGACCCAAAACGTGAAAAAGAATTGCTTCAATTGGCCGATGTTCTTAAAAAAAATACTTTAAGAAAACCGGAATCTTTTTATGAAGCTTTGCAATTATCGTGGTTGTACACCCTAATTTGCGGTTCCTTAGAATTAGGACGAGTGGATATTTATTTGGGCGATTTTTATGCCAATGACATCGATAATGGCGTGATCACCGAAGCCGAAGCTTTGTCCTTGATGCATTCCTACTGGAAATTAATCAACGACCTCTTCCGCGATGTGGATGGCCGCGTAATTATTGGTGGGAGAGGCAGACGAAACGAAAAAAATGCAGACCGATTTGCCTTATTGGTTTTAGAAACGATGAGAACCTACGGACGAGCCATTCTTCCGCAAACCACGCTCCGTTTTTATGAAGGAATGAACCCCGAATTAATGGAAAAATCCATCACACTCATTGGCGACGGACATACATTTCCATTATTGTACAATGATGATGTGCTCGTTCCTGGCGTAGCTGCGGCGCACGATGTCCCACTGGAAGATGCGGAGCAGTATATGCCTCTGGGATGTGGAGAAATCACCATCGACCATATGGGATTTGGCACACCAAGCGGTTCTTTGAATGTATTGAAAGCCTTGGATGTCACGCTTCGCAATGGAGTCGATCATATTACGGGCAAACAATTAGGATTGGCAACAGGCGAACTCACAGATTTTAAAACCTTCGACGATTTCTTTGATGCTTTCAAAAAACAATTGGCCTTCTTTATCGAAATTTTGGCCGATCACGAGGATTTAGAATATGTAGAATCGGCAAAACACGCTCCCTACTTGTATTTGAGTATGTTATACGATGATTGCATTGCTCGCGGAAAAGCGATTTTCGATGGTGGAATCCGCTATTTAGGAGGCTCGTTGGAATCATTTGGCAGTGTCAACTCAGCCGATAGTTTGACCGCGATTAAAAAAATGGTCTTCGATGAAAAGTTGATTTCGGCAGAGCAATTGATGGCCGCTTTGAACCATAATTTTGTTGGCTACGAAAGAGAACACAAATTATTGAAGGAAGCCCCTAAATACGGAAACGACGATGATTATGCCGATGCTATTATGATAGAATTGCACGATTTTATGTGCAACACCATTCGCGACCAGCGAGAGCGAACTAACTTAGATTGGTATTTAAATGTATTAATCAACAACAAACAAAACACCATTTTGGGTCGCTGGGTTGGTGCCTCAGCCGACGGGCGAAAAGCAGGGCGCGAAATGGCCAATGCCAACACTCCTTCGGGCGGAAATGACAAAAAGGGCGTAACCGCTTTGATCAATTCATTGGTAAAACCAAGTCACAAAATCCACGCAGGAACGGTTCAGAATATGCGTTTTGGAAGAGATTTCTTCACCACCGACCGACCAAGATTCGAATTTTTATTGGATACTTATTTCAAAAAAGGCGGTGCTCAAGCGATGATTACCGTGATCAACCGTGGGGATTTGGAAAGTGCTTTGGTTGAACCTGAAAAACACCAAGACTTGTTCGTCAGAATTGGTGGTTTCAGCGCACGCTATATCGATTTACCACGTGATGTACAATTGGAAATTTTAAGTCGCGTTACGTATTAATAATCAGTGTAATCACTTTTATAAAACAAAAAAAAACGCCACGAATTGCACGAATAAACACGAATTTTGACATCCTAAAATTTCACAAATTCACTTTAAAAAAGGAAAATTAGTGCAAATTTGTTTTCATTCACTTTGAATTTGTGCTAATTAGTGCAATTCGTGGCTAAAATTTTTTAAAAGTGAATGCCAATGAATAGAAATAAAAATAAATGAGCGAAAGCGAAAAAGCCTTAGTTTTTGACATTCAGCGGTCGGCCTTGCACGATGGTCCGGGTATTCGTACCACGGTCTTTCTGAAAGGCTGCCCCTTGGATTGTCTTTGGTGTCATAACCCGGAAGCGACCTCATCCAAACCGCAATTGTTTTTTCATTTCGATAAATGCAAACAATGTGGCGATTGTGTCACGGTTTGTCCCGAAAATGTGCATCAATTAGCCGAAGGTGTACACTCGATTGACTATGATAAATGCAAACTCTGTGGTAAATGTGTCGATGCCTGCAACAACAATGCCTTGAAAATTATAGGCCAAGAAATGACGGTCGAAGAAGTAATGAAAGAAGTGCGGGCCGATTTCGATTTTTATCAAAATTCAGGCGGTGGAATAACCCTCAGTGGCGGTGAACCTTTACTGCAATTTTCTTTTGCCAAATCACTTTTGAAGCGTTGCAAAGACGAAGGAATCCATACTTGCGTCGAAACTTCGGGCTTTGTCTCGACCTATAAATTTAAAGAAATACTACCCTTAATTGATGTTTTCCTCTTCGATTACAAAATTACGGCTGCCGATGAACACCTCAAATACACTGGCGTTTCCAACAGAGCCATACAGGAAAACCTGAACGCCGCTTATGAATTTGGGACACCAATTATTTTGCGTTGCCCGATTATTCCTGAGGTAAATGATACTGATTTTCATTTCGAAGCCATTGCGAAACTGAGCGAAAAATATCCCAACCTGAAAGGGATAGAAATTTTACCTTATCACGATATGGGCAACAACAAACGGACGAGTATCGGCAGACTGGAAACCTTGGTTCAACTCAAAACCGTATTGCCGGAAATCTCGAATCAGTGGCTGGAGCGGCTCCGCACGATGGGCTGCAACAAAGCAAAAATGGGCTAGTTGTAGAAAAAAATACTAACCGTTTTCGGAATTTCGAAAAAAAACACTAAAATTTTTTCTGTGCTAAAAATCTAAGCTTTAGCCTGTAAATTGGGATACTTAATTTTAAAATTCAAAAATTAAGTATCCCAATTGCTGTTTTAATGAAAAATTAAGTCGATTTTAATAAGACATCACTATTTTTATGTTCACAATAGAAATAAAACCAAAAAATAACCATTTCCAGACTATGAATAAAAAATCAGCTGCCTCTCGGCGCAATTTCCTGAAACAAATTTCACTGCTGACAGCTTCCACCGCTTTGGCTCCGATTGTACTGTCGGAAGTATCGGCTCAACAAATGTATCCGCGTAAAATTCGCACCGCCGAAAAAGTAAATTTGGCTTGTATCGGTATCGGAAACCGAGGAGGTGAAATTATCAATGACCTTTTCAAAACTGGACATTGTACTATCGTAGCCTTATGCGACACCGATATGGGAGCGCCACCAACTCAAAAAATCATTACTAAATTTCCGGGCGTTCCCCAATTCCAAGATTTCCGCGAAATGTTTGAAAAAATGTCCGACAAAATTGATGCGGTGGTCATCGGCACTCCCGATTTTAGCCATTTCCCAGCGACAATGCTGGCGATGTCTCTTGGCAAACACGTTTATGTCGAAAAACCAATGGCACACACCTTCAATGAAGTGGAATTGATGATGCGCGCTGCAAAAAAATATGGAGTTGTCACGCAAATGGGGAATCAAGGGCATTCGGATCCTAATTATTTCCAATTTAAAGCTTGGACCGAGGCCGGCATCATCAAAGATGTAACCGCAATTACCGCCCATATGAACAATCCACGTCGTTGGCACAAATTCGATCCAAAAATAAAAAGTTTGCCCGCCGCAGAGCCAGTTCCCGCTTCATTAGACTGGGATACTTGGTTAGGCACGGAGCAATTTCACGATTACAATAAGGATTACATCAACGGACAATGGAGATGTTGGTACGATTTCGGGATGGGCGCTTTAGGCGACTGG is part of the Flavobacterium nackdongense genome and encodes:
- a CDS encoding pyruvate formate lyase family protein, which translates into the protein MQKIDDFSMELNFTEAYRKNSDEHIAIREAKCQAAQFPAVLSEIQDNDRLAGRTFWGWVGFSPHNAPGGAAYGYFCHEQKIIEALERGNIPMEQRDGVHEMLHFWKTETSKAKVEAAFTDKMLPVLFRDEIVSLPYNFKPLIANPIYRMAGVFVDYEKLLRLGIPGLIDEIAECRDKAKAANGDHELFEGMLMALDVFNYSCHHYELQAIEKAKATTDPKREKELLQLADVLKKNTLRKPESFYEALQLSWLYTLICGSLELGRVDIYLGDFYANDIDNGVITEAEALSLMHSYWKLINDLFRDVDGRVIIGGRGRRNEKNADRFALLVLETMRTYGRAILPQTTLRFYEGMNPELMEKSITLIGDGHTFPLLYNDDVLVPGVAAAHDVPLEDAEQYMPLGCGEITIDHMGFGTPSGSLNVLKALDVTLRNGVDHITGKQLGLATGELTDFKTFDDFFDAFKKQLAFFIEILADHEDLEYVESAKHAPYLYLSMLYDDCIARGKAIFDGGIRYLGGSLESFGSVNSADSLTAIKKMVFDEKLISAEQLMAALNHNFVGYEREHKLLKEAPKYGNDDDYADAIMIELHDFMCNTIRDQRERTNLDWYLNVLINNKQNTILGRWVGASADGRKAGREMANANTPSGGNDKKGVTALINSLVKPSHKIHAGTVQNMRFGRDFFTTDRPRFEFLLDTYFKKGGAQAMITVINRGDLESALVEPEKHQDLFVRIGGFSARYIDLPRDVQLEILSRVTY
- a CDS encoding glycyl-radical enzyme activating protein, which codes for MSESEKALVFDIQRSALHDGPGIRTTVFLKGCPLDCLWCHNPEATSSKPQLFFHFDKCKQCGDCVTVCPENVHQLAEGVHSIDYDKCKLCGKCVDACNNNALKIIGQEMTVEEVMKEVRADFDFYQNSGGGITLSGGEPLLQFSFAKSLLKRCKDEGIHTCVETSGFVSTYKFKEILPLIDVFLFDYKITAADEHLKYTGVSNRAIQENLNAAYEFGTPIILRCPIIPEVNDTDFHFEAIAKLSEKYPNLKGIEILPYHDMGNNKRTSIGRLETLVQLKTVLPEISNQWLERLRTMGCNKAKMG
- a CDS encoding Gfo/Idh/MocA family oxidoreductase, with the protein product MNKKSAASRRNFLKQISLLTASTALAPIVLSEVSAQQMYPRKIRTAEKVNLACIGIGNRGGEIINDLFKTGHCTIVALCDTDMGAPPTQKIITKFPGVPQFQDFREMFEKMSDKIDAVVIGTPDFSHFPATMLAMSLGKHVYVEKPMAHTFNEVELMMRAAKKYGVVTQMGNQGHSDPNYFQFKAWTEAGIIKDVTAITAHMNNPRRWHKFDPKIKSLPAAEPVPASLDWDTWLGTEQFHDYNKDYINGQWRCWYDFGMGALGDWGAHIIDTAHQFLELGLPTEINMLYAKEHNPFFFPYSSTIEFKFPERKNMPPCVITWYDGLDNLPTVPAGYGTVELDPNIPPPSNGTIAPSKLNPGKIIYSKELTFKGGSHGSTLSIIPEEKAKAMASKLPEVPASPSNHFENFLLACKGQEKTRSPFEIAGPLSQVFCLGVIAQQLNAKLKFDPAAKKFVNNDLANKLLVGTAPRREWKKYYKL